The segment ACAGTGACTGCTTTGACAAATTTATCGGCTCCAGGAAGCTTCTAAGTGACGCGTGCGGAGGCCTATTTACCTGGCGGTAGTCTCTCATCAATGACCAATGCCATTGTACTCACTTGAATGCATGGAGATGCATGTAACCACTTAGACATGaccaaatatttttgtaaagatTCCTAGGAACATCTGTCCCAAAAAGACTCCATGAACTTCCTTAACAATCACTACTTGTTGAGACGATTGTCAGGTACATCCAAAACAGATGGCTTAGGTACTGCATTCTGTAGTTCACCAACCAAGAAATGACCAGGTGTTAACGCCTGAAGATCCTCAGGATCATCAGTCATTGGGAACGAAGGTCTCGAGTTGAGCAAACACTCAACTTGTGTCAAAAACGTACGAAAATGTTCGTACGTGAACTTGTGATCACCAATGACTCTCTTAAAGTGATGTTTAGCTGACCTGACAACTGATTCCCATTTACCACTCGAATGTGGTGACCCAGGTGGTGTAAAACCCCAATTTGTGCCATCTCTCGCTAAAAGAGTGGCAAGATCTTTAGCTTCCTTTGATGCTGACTTAGAATGACGTTTCGATTCAGCATCTGCACTCACGAAATTTGTACCACAATCACTGAATAATTTTTCCCTTCGTCCACGACGACCTACAAATCTCTTGAATGCTGCTAAGAATCCCTCAGTTGAATAATCAGTAGTTAAATCAAGATAAACTGCTGGTGATTCCATGCAGACAAATACAACTAAATAGGTCTTGTAAAACCTATTACATTTGTCTGACCATGTCTTTAGTTTGAATCGACCAGCATAGTCAACTCCCGTATGGAGGAACGGCTcgcatttttaaaatctagATGCTGGTAGTTGACCCATTAACTGTTGTGCAGCCTCAGCTCGATGTCTTACACAAAcaacacatttatttataaaacttctGATTGGTACTCGTCCACCAACAATCCAGTAGTGTTGTCTCGAGGTAGCCAACATCAGTCGTGCACTGCCATGTAATGTTGATGACGTTCTACTAAGTCCTAGTATATTTGCCAGAGCCTCGGGCACCAGTGGTATCTCAGATCGTACCcttaataaaaagttaaaaacagCCTATCATGAAGTTGTCAGTAAAGCCATAGAATTTTGAAACCGTGCTAAAATTCCTGTTTGCTCGAAAAGTAATGCAATCAAAAAAGTAACAAAATTATGGAACAAACAtcacttgttgaaaaaaaaataataatactagaaGTGTTGCACAGATtcctaaagaaaaaaaatttcaattggaAATGACAAATCTTTTTAACATTGCTGCATCTgatgttgttaatattatatcaCGTGATATGATTTACTTGAAGCTCAACGACAAAATAACTCTCGTGGCATTGTACCCTAACGGTACGACCCAATCCGTTTCGTGGGTTGAAATAGTTATTTTGGGGTTAAGTTTTTATGAGGTTACCCCGTGGTTGGATAACTGTTACCTGACGGTTGCAATGTGCGCAACAACGACTGTCTCTAACTGCGTTATATAATGGTTATTCTGAAGTTTTGTAAAGTGAATACCAGTTTGCTGTAAGCGTCATTTATCCGTTCAATAACTTTGGTTGGATTCCGGTTACTTTGAGGTTTTCCTAACGATATGACCCAATCACTCTCGTAACTTGGAATTAGGTTAGTATGAGGTTTAAAGTtcggcttccagttttatcAGCAGCTCAACGAGCGGTAGGAATAGATATCAACACAGTCAATATAAGTTACTCCGCGATATATGCAAATCGTAATAAGTGCCGTAAAGAATTTTCTAAGGAGTTGAAagacaatttaaaaagaaatttcagagttaaaaaaaattgaaaggtTGGCTGTGGTTTTGACTGGATTGAATACTGAGCAACTACTTGGCGTTCCGAAAATGTCAAGCTCAACAGGTATTAACTACGCAAATGCGGTTGTTGAAATGCTGAATGAATGGGACCTTGCTGATCATGTCAAAGCAATGTGCTTTGACACAACAGCATCCAATACAAGTTATAAAATTCtctatgataattataaaatattatgactCGTTGATATCATACAtgttaaattgccgaattgaaggacggtggaggttcTTTGATCCTGGCCAAGTCCGATTAAGTCCGATCAAGTCTGATCAAGTTTCGGCAGGGTAAAAAACGTAAAAGAATGAAACAATTTTtgaattgccgaattgaaggacggtggaggttcTCGAATTTGAAGAAAGGTAATCCTAACTCAAAGATAGAAAATCTGTGAGGCAGATTACAGCCAAATCATTTTACAAGATGTTAGTTGCTTTGTCAATGAAGCTTTTTGAACAATTTGAACTCAccccaaatttttttatgaaaaaccCTGATGCATGGGAACAGGACACAAGCTATCAAGAATGTTCAAACGTCCTCAAAAATTTGAAAGTCGTAAACGATGTTGCTGAAAGAGGAGTGAGTCTTGTGCAGGAGTTGAGTAACTGTCTTACACGAGATGAAGAGCAGCACcagttaatttttcaatttgtggACCACAcgcgaaaaaaaacaacaatctacataaaaaaaattatagtgtgaatgaataaaaaataaataatcatttttacctttttctcaaaaataatttaacttatttttttacaatttcaacttgatttctattataaaatatgaaagaaacgAAACATACGATGAGTAACAGATAGTTCTTTTAGAAACCTACAAAATGAGTCAAATATAAGCTATTTTGGTAAAGAATTGTATGAGTTATCCCATagtatgtaaaataaaactttaaaaaactttatttttctcaattttgaTACTCAGTACCACtttattcattgtaaattttagtttcttGCAActgaaatatatgtatttttctgTGCTATTTCAGAAAATATTAGTCTGAACATCGTTAGTTTTGAATTAGAAGCGCTAAGTTGGATTATTTGGAATTGTCGTTACTTTCTTATGTTATTCAGATGGAAAACCTAAATTCGAAGACAACACCctctacaaaattttatttcgggCTCAAATTTTAACTGGGTCATTTTTTTGAGGTACTAAAGATAATCTGAAAGTGtcttgaaaatcaaaaaaaaaaatcaaatcagcctaatctatatatatacaaaagtgaTCCCAAATTAAGGGTTTGAGATCACGTGATGGATTTTCGAAATCGAATAACTCTCTCGACAACAACACAGCAATACATAgcaaaaaacaatagaaaacacaattttttattaaaacaaaatgagaATTGAATTGGCTTTGCTTCTTTTTGTGGTGTTGATTTAGTCAGTGCTGATGTTGTTGCTGGTGatggtgttgatgatgaatttaatggCCTAAATGACCGACTCTTATAGCACAACATAGTGTGCCGCTTTTGGCCCTGACATCTTCTGCAAGACCCCTTTGCCTTGCATTTAATGACCGCATGTGACCCA is part of the Aphidius gifuensis isolate YNYX2018 linkage group LG1, ASM1490517v1, whole genome shotgun sequence genome and harbors:
- the LOC122855828 gene encoding uncharacterized protein LOC122855828, whose amino-acid sequence is MESPAVYLDLTTDYSTEGFLAAFKRFVGRRGRREKLFSDCGTNFVSADAESKRHSKSASKEAKDLATLLARDGTNWGFTPPGSPHSSGKWESVVRSAKHHFKRVIGDHKFTYEHFRTFLTQVECLLNSRPSFPMTDDPEDLQALTPGHFLVGELQNAVPKPSVLDVPDNRLNK